The DNA sequence ATATTAGAAAACCAAACCATTCAGCTGATCTTTGAAAAGCTGATCGTTTTTGGACAAACTGGGAGACTCTCCCAAGTTGTAATCCTCGTTCTTTCTGAGGCTTTTTTTTGTGCTTAATGCAAGTTCAATTCATGaccaaacaagaaagataaccAAGCCTTTTAAttgaatttgatatatttttcagGATCAGATATTGCAATTATAAGTATTATAGTTGCTTTGTTGTTGATGATCTTAATTACCTAAAGTATCCATTGCATATCTGAGTTCTGCTCCCATAAGCCACCATAATCCCATCCTTGACTGATATTGACTGAAGGTGTAGCAGGAGGCAATTCATGCATAAATGGTGCAACAACATTAGGCTGCACTTGTTCTTGATTATTCCCGAACCCACCATTGTCGTCGTTGATCAAAGAATccaagaaggaagaaaaggtATCCTCAATATTGCTCTGAATCACAGTAGTACAGTTCCCTATATTATCATTTCCATTGCCATGGCCGCAGCTATCGAATTCCATATTCTTCGAAACAAAACCACCGCCAATATTATTCTTGCTGCCATGATCTGCTACGAGATTTTGAGATAGATCTGGGTTTATTATCCTACTTATGTGATTACCCATTTCAGGTTGGCTTCCTTCGGTTTTGAAAGAAACGGAAGAACTATGATTAGGATTCGATGAgttaggtttagggtttgggtTCGGATTAGAATATGCAACAGCAGTATTATTCGGAACAGGTTCAGGGAAAATAGGGTTTAATGGCTTGTGGGTTCTTGGATCTATTCCTTGGTTGATGAGCTTCTTGCTCATGTGGGTATTCCAGAAGTTCTTGATCTCGTTATCGGTACGTCCTGGAATTCTTCCAGCAATCAAAGACCACCTATTAGCAAagattttgaaactttaatTGAAACCGATCaatgaaaaaagacaaaaacaattatatatacatatagctaTAGCTAGGGcagcatgtgtatatatatatataaatatatagaagaaaaaaattaatggatacCTGTTACCAAGCAACCTATGAAGTCGAAGGATTAGATCTTCTTCATCAGGAGCTATACGACCTCTCTTGACAGAAGGCCGGAGATAATTCATCCACCGGAGACGACAACTCTTGCCGCAGCGAAGCAGACCGGCCCTCTTTGGCAGCGTTCGCCACTGTCCTTCGCCTTCTCTTCGAACGAAGTCGGCCAAGATTTCATCTTCTTCAGGTGTCCATGGTCCTCTCTTTATCCCAACTTTGCTGCAGCAAGGTGTTGTAGTGCTTTTGCTGGCTGTGGAATTagctgatgatgatgaagaagctgAAGCTGCAGG is a window from the Ziziphus jujuba cultivar Dongzao chromosome 11, ASM3175591v1 genome containing:
- the LOC107432692 gene encoding transcription repressor MYB5 — protein: MRKPAASASSSSSANSTASKSTTTPCCSKVGIKRGPWTPEEDEILADFVRREGEGQWRTLPKRAGLLRCGKSCRLRWMNYLRPSVKRGRIAPDEEDLILRLHRLLGNRWSLIAGRIPGRTDNEIKNFWNTHMSKKLINQGIDPRTHKPLNPIFPEPVPNNTAVAYSNPNPNPKPNSSNPNHSSSVSFKTEGSQPEMGNHISRIINPDLSQNLVADHGSKNNIGGGFVSKNMEFDSCGHGNGNDNIGNCTTVIQSNIEDTFSSFLDSLINDDNGGFGNNQEQVQPNVVAPFMHELPPATPSVNISQGWDYGGLWEQNSDMQWIL